A window of Paenibacillus polygoni contains these coding sequences:
- a CDS encoding PadR family transcriptional regulator, whose product MSVNKELLKGSTVILLLTVLNEREMYGYELIKEIENKSDQVFVMKEGTLYPILHTLESEGLLNAYWSQQDGRKRKYYQITDEGKRKLQEKKKEWIQFRTAVDTVIGERG is encoded by the coding sequence ATGTCTGTAAATAAGGAGCTCCTTAAGGGGAGTACAGTAATTCTGCTGCTCACTGTGCTAAATGAACGAGAAATGTATGGATATGAGTTGATCAAAGAAATTGAAAACAAGTCGGATCAGGTGTTTGTCATGAAAGAAGGGACTCTATACCCTATTCTCCACACACTCGAGTCAGAAGGTCTGCTTAACGCTTACTGGAGTCAGCAGGATGGGCGTAAACGAAAATACTATCAGATTACAGATGAGGGAAAGAGAAAACTTCAGGAAAAGAAGAAAGAATGGATTCAGTTTCGTACAGCAGTCGATACTGTAATAGGGGAGAGAGGATAA
- a CDS encoding ribosomal maturation YjgA family protein translates to MKRIILGITCVIIIVLGLSLRSKVPFMGDFLWAALIFFLFSFVFLNVPRRYQFIIPLLFCYFIEFTQLVHAPWINELRENRFLQLILGHGVFGVLDLIAYTSAILVSYVITGIIERRIVRYN, encoded by the coding sequence ATGAAAAGAATCATCTTGGGAATTACTTGTGTAATCATTATTGTATTAGGATTATCACTCCGATCCAAAGTACCCTTTATGGGTGATTTTTTATGGGCAGCGCTCATTTTCTTTTTGTTCTCCTTCGTTTTTTTGAATGTTCCTCGTAGATATCAATTCATTATTCCTTTATTATTCTGTTATTTCATAGAATTTACTCAGTTAGTTCATGCTCCTTGGATCAATGAGCTCCGTGAAAATAGGTTCCTTCAGCTGATTCTAGGACATGGTGTTTTCGGTGTCCTGGATCTCATTGCCTACACTTCTGCAATTCTGGTATCTTACGTAATAACCGGTATTATAGAACGCCGTATTGTCCGGTATAACTAG